The Candidatus Binataceae bacterium region GGGATGGAACTTGTTCCGATAAGCGGTCAAAGCCGCACGCCCCCTTTTCGACCAAAAGAGGAACTCGCGATCGACAGCGCCCTTTTGAAAGATCAAGAATCGGCCAAGTAGAGGCGCCATCTATCGGGCACGCCTTTGAGGTTGTGGACGCCACGATCTTTAAACCTGATTTCCGACTCGGACACCAAGTCCTTCACCGCGCTCGAGACCAATACTTCGCTGGCGCCCGCCTTTGCAGTTATACGCGCACCAATATGAATCGCGATGCCGACGACCTCATCGCCAATCAATTCGTATTCGCCCGCATGCAGACCTGCCCTGATCTCGAGTCCGAGAGTGCGGACGGCCTTACGGATTGCAGCCGCGCATCGAATCGCCCTGGTCGGTGCCTGGAATGTGGCGAGGATTCCGTCACCTGTAGTGATTATCTCTGTTCCGGCCGCCACACGCAGCTCTCTACGCACTGCGACATAGTAGTGATTCATTACCTCCGACCAGCGACGGTCGCCCAGTCGTGCGGCTTTCTCGGTTGAGCGGACAATATCGACAAACAGGATCGTGGCGAGCTTGCGATCTAACTCAACGCTTTGG contains the following coding sequences:
- a CDS encoding adenylate/guanylate cyclase domain-containing protein encodes the protein MAKFLRIGVHHSNVSGYTSKAWSVRRVGSTVLLKWGAVEVRGAGRHRRIFWTGAPRQKSVRCGTEKRARDYVKSAISRRVGHQYERLPEDMPIRRYPGRQSVELDRKLATILFVDIVRSTEKAARLGDRRWSEVMNHYYVAVRRELRVAAGTEIITTGDGILATFQAPTRAIRCAAAIRKAVRTLGLEIRAGLHAGEYELIGDEVVGIAIHIGARITAKAGASEVLVSSAVKDLVSESEIRFKDRGVHNLKGVPDRWRLYLADS